Proteins from a single region of Butyrivibrio fibrisolvens:
- a CDS encoding glycosyltransferase — MTSALVSVIVPIYNVKDYLKRCLKSIDAQTYQNIEVWLVDDGSTDGSGEIADKFAKKNHKKFNVIHKENGGLSDARNAGLKKATGKYVTFVDSDDTIHLQFIERIVTRMEATGAQVGVADYIRKVVSSGDEVSADSKVSEDKKTSEDREKSKDVTSSAETKGKLKKGSTQVVSAREAVKNTYLSRAHGWSFTTWGKIYRRDLFEKLDLTFPKGKIHEDTYTTFKLLYNAEVVAYVNKVLYYYSVRPDSIMTKELDIRHLDAIPATRSACEYFANAGDNEIASLAVNYHFRYMFYLDYWFRKNKNIKPEELAEFEKEIKKDASVYARSKYLPFKKRMAYKLAAAIKFEPLLSLVKMKT, encoded by the coding sequence ATGACAAGCGCACTTGTATCTGTAATAGTACCGATCTATAACGTTAAAGATTATTTGAAAAGATGCTTGAAATCAATTGATGCTCAGACATATCAAAACATCGAAGTATGGCTTGTTGATGACGGCTCAACAGATGGCTCGGGAGAAATCGCTGATAAATTTGCGAAGAAAAACCACAAGAAGTTTAATGTGATCCATAAAGAAAACGGGGGACTTTCTGATGCCCGTAATGCAGGACTTAAAAAGGCAACAGGTAAGTATGTTACCTTTGTTGACTCTGATGATACCATTCATCTTCAATTCATAGAGCGTATTGTAACAAGAATGGAAGCTACCGGAGCACAGGTTGGAGTAGCGGATTATATAAGAAAAGTAGTTTCGAGTGGAGATGAAGTATCTGCTGATAGTAAAGTATCTGAAGATAAAAAAACATCTGAAGATAGAGAAAAATCTAAAGATGTTACATCATCAGCAGAAACAAAAGGGAAGTTGAAAAAAGGCAGTACTCAGGTGGTTTCAGCCAGAGAGGCAGTTAAGAATACATATCTGTCAAGAGCACATGGTTGGTCATTTACAACTTGGGGCAAAATCTACAGACGTGATCTTTTTGAAAAGCTTGATCTGACATTTCCAAAAGGAAAGATCCATGAGGATACATATACTACCTTTAAGCTTTTATATAATGCTGAGGTTGTCGCTTATGTAAATAAGGTCTTATATTATTATTCAGTAAGACCTGATAGTATCATGACAAAGGAACTTGATATAAGACACCTTGATGCCATTCCTGCTACAAGAAGTGCCTGCGAATATTTTGCCAATGCAGGAGATAATGAGATAGCTTCACTTGCAGTGAACTATCATTTCAGGTATATGTTTTACCTGGATTACTGGTTTAGAAAAAACAAAAACATAAAGCCTGAAGAACTCGCAGAATTTGAAAAAGAGATAAAGAAAGATGCGTCAGTATATGCGAGGTCAAAATATCTGCCATTTAAAAAGAGAATGGCTTATAAACTGGCAGCAGCGATTAAATTTGAGCCTCTGTTATCTTTGGTTAAAATGAAGACGTGA